In the Hippoglossus stenolepis isolate QCI-W04-F060 chromosome 14, HSTE1.2, whole genome shotgun sequence genome, one interval contains:
- the LOC118121084 gene encoding cyclin-dependent kinase-like 5 isoform X3, whose product MKIPDIGDVMNKFEVLGIVGEGAYGVVLKCRHKETNEIVAIKKFKDSEENEEVKETTLRELKMLRTLKQENIVELKEAFRRRGKLYLVFEYVEKNMLELLEELPNGVPTEKARSYIYQLIKAIHWCHKHDIVHRDIKPENLLISSDDTLKLCDFGFARNLSEGTDANYTEYVATRWYRSPELLLGAPYGKAVDMWSVGCILGELSDGQPLFPGESEIDQLFTIQKVLGPLPPEQMKLFYNNPRFHGLRFPAVNHPQTLERRYLGIIGGGLLDLLKNLLLLNPTERFLTEQSLNHHTFQTLRLVERPGPPTPTPVRSSKRKPHHGDNTTPSRSHGSKSSGSHRSSSREGSSLPRHEDLHPSNDSFLNGNMPTAINLSPTLHPKNYQPQIFNHSTSCSMDLASSNLPHLLSPGEAKGKGDFEMSLGSKVSDGPGAKYLKSNFRSHQNRHSFVEGKTNTLQSGDKHSRHSYMESHSSTPSSSKFAYLNLSKSYGTLSDAKSVGNLNDVHLYADEPTARYFPSSCLDLTAPSSPAARRVDRLGLGTASRGSMRSERESNTLDSSYRRSSIRHKASEEAKSPDTLDPGESGVERTHAHSLSAPHDPVSYGQGYTSPFSSQQRPHRHSMYVRRDHQRTHGAEEGLVVGQGMPTRASSLQLLSPQLQHRTLPHHSGGSSREEDMSRTEQAPTEVIHSRPPIRDSTRDNSASFHTQRQKSEVGLYHDQQTEDGGSSKENRNIYSESMPRRVGSFYRVPSPRPDNSFHDSRGQSRGSGLSGDSSGLTNHSKRQPGFDPWTGPDTVVLNSEPSKEKEKQGFFRAIKKKKKKTQMMEVPGGRPPVIKKCLFPLFSPKNNIKHSSTVRVLPVVSSPMVPTEGVDPVIQKSSRSSGHQSGRHRTRDKSRDRDRDRDKDWPPEKLSDSHSPSQPLKSLRKLLHLSSSSSNQTAPSDMRYQPLPNPASTQGGFSESRGHSGVSTPQLKSRQAAYPLPAQLESGWHTSALGRPEGNPYPEQMSIKGGQNGHGFGRPSRSRMPNLNDLKETAL is encoded by the exons GAGACCAATGAAATTGTGGCCATTAAGAAATTCAAGGACAGTGAAG AAAATGAGGAGGTTAAAGAAACGACACTGCGGGAGCTTAAGATGCTCCGCACGCTCAAGCAGGAAAATATCGTGGAGTTGAAAGAGGCCTTCCGCAGAAGGGGAAAGCTGTATCTCGTCTTTGAGTATGTGGAGAAG AACATGCttgagctgctggaggagttACCCAACGGTGTGCCGACTGAGAAAGCACGCAGCTACATCTACCAGCTAATCAAGGCGATCCACTGGTGCCACAAGCATGACATCGTTCATCGGG acatAAAGCCAGAAAACCTTCTCATCAGCTCTGACGACACCCTGAAGTTATGTGACTTTG GCTTTGCACGTAATCTCTCAGAGGGGACTGATGCCAATTACACAGAGTATGTGGCCACTAGATGGTACCGCTCTCCAGAGCTCCTGCTCGG GGCCCCTTACGGGAAGGCAGTGGACATGTGGTCAGTGGGCTGCATCCTCGGAGAGCTGAGCGACGGACAGCCTCTGTTCCCAGGAGAGAGTGAGATTGACCAGCTCTTCACCATTCAGAAAGTGCTGGGACCCCTGCCACCAGAACAGATGAAGCTCTTCTATAACAACCCTCGCTTCCACGGGCTGCGG TTCCCTGCTGTGAACCACCCACAAACCCTGGAGCGCAGATACCTGGGAATCATTGGCGGAGGCCTGCTGGACCTGCTGAAG AACCTGCTGTTGCTGAACCCGACAGAGCGTTTTCTCACGGAGCAGAGCCTCAACCACCACACCTTCCAGACACTGCGGCTGGTGGAGCGGCCAGGCCCACCAACACCGACACCTGTACGCTCCTCCAAGAGAAAACCTCACCATGGAGACAACACCACCCCCAGCAG gagcCATGGGAGTAAGAGCTCAGGAAGCCATcgctccagcagcagagagggcTCCAGCTTGCCTCGGCATGAAGACCTCCACCCCAGCAACGACAGCTTTCTCAACGGCAACATGCCTACAGCGATCAACCTCAGTCCCACCCTGCATCCCAAGAACTACCAGCCGCAGATCTTTAACCATTCCACTTCGTGCAGCATGGACCTAGCCAGCAGCAACCTGCCTCACTTGCTCAGTCCCGGTGAGGCCAAGGGCAAGGGTGACTTCGAGATGAGCCTGGGATCCAAGGTGTCAGACGGCCCCGGAGCCAAGTACCTCAAATCCAATTTCCGCTCGCATCAGAACCGCCATTCCTTTGTGGAGGGGAAAACCAACACGCTTCAGTCAGGGGATAAACATAGTAGACACAGCTACATGGAGTCTCACAGCtccacaccctcctcctccaagtTTGCCTACCTGAACTTATCCAAGAGCTACGGTACGCTTAGTGATGCCAAGTCTGTGGGAAACTTAAATGATGTGCATCTCTATGCAGATGAGCCTACAGCGCGCTATTTTCCTTCAAGCTGCCTTGACCTCACAGCTCCGAGCAGCCCAGCAGCCCGCCGAGTAGACAGACTGGGACTCGGCACAGCTAGCCGAGGAAGCATGCGCTCAGAGAGGGAAAGCAACACTCTGGACTCTTCTTACAGGCGCTCATCCATCCGCCACAAGGCCTCAGAGGAGGCCAAGTCGCCAGATACCCTGGACCCTGGGGAAAGTGGCGTGGAAAGGACCCATGCTCACTCTCTGTCCGCCCCACATGACCCTGTGTCTTACGGTCAGGGATACACTAGCCCCTTCTCCTCCCAGCAGAGGCCGCACCGTCACTCTATGTACGTAAGGAGGGACCACCAGAGGACACACGGGGCGGAGGAGGGTCTGGTGGTGGGTCAGGGCATGCCTACCAGAGCcagcagcctccagctcctttctccacagctgcagcaccGCACGCTGCCTCACCACTCTGGGGGCTCCTCCAGAGAAGAAGACATGAGCAGG ACTGAACAGGCACCCACTGAGGTCATCCACAGCAGACCCCCAATAAGGGACTCGACCAGGGACAACTCTGCATCTTTTCACACACAACGGCAAAAAAGCGAG GTCGGCTTATATCATGACCAGCAAACAGAAGATGGAGGCTCCTCCAAAGAGAATCGTAACATCTACAGTGAATCCATGCCAAGGAGAGTGGGAAGCTTCTACAGAG TCCCTTCCCCCCGGCCAGACAACTCCTTTCATGATAGCAGGGGTCAGAGCCGGGGCTCTGGCTTGTCCGGGGACAGCAGCGGTTTGACGAACCACTCCAAACGCCAGCCAGGCTTTGACCCTTG gacTGGCCCAGATACTGTTGTGTTGAACTCTGAGCCAtccaaagaaaaagagaagcaggGTTTCTTCAGAgcaataaagaagaaaaagaaaaaaactcaaatg ATGGAAGTCCCCGGTGGAAGGCCTCCTGTCATCAAGAAAtgtcttttccctctgtttaGCCCAAAGAATAACATAAAGCATAGTTCCACTGTGAGAGTCCTCCCTGTAGTGTCGTCTCCCATG GTCCCTACTGAAGGGGTCGATCCAGTCATCCAGAAGTCGTCCAGGTCTTCAGGTCACCAGAGCGGCCGCCACAGGACCCGTGACAAGAGCAGAGACCGAGACCGAGACAGGGACAAGGACTGGCCTCCTGAGAAACTGTCGGATTCACATTCTCCG AGTCAACCACTGAAGTCACTTCGCAAACTCCTGCAcctttcatcctcctcctccaaccagaCGGCGCCCTCTGATATGCGCTATCAGCCACTGCCTAATCCAGCCTCCACTCAAGGTGGTTTCTCTGAGAGCCGGGGCCACTCAGGGGTCAGTACGCCCCAGCTGAAGAGCCGACAGGCGGCCTACCCACTGCCTGCACAGCTGGAGTCCGGCTGGCACACGTCTGCCCTGGGCCGCCCCGAGGGCAACCCCTACCCAGAGCAAATGAGCATCAAGGGAGGCCA
- the LOC118121084 gene encoding cyclin-dependent kinase-like 5 isoform X4 — protein sequence MKIPDIGDVMNKFEVLGIVGEGAYGVVLKCRHKETNEIVAIKKFKDSEENEEVKETTLRELKMLRTLKQENIVELKEAFRRRGKLYLVFEYVEKNMLELLEELPNGVPTEKARSYIYQLIKAIHWCHKHDIVHRDIKPENLLISSDDTLKLCDFGFARNLSEGTDANYTEYVATRWYRSPELLLGAPYGKAVDMWSVGCILGELSDGQPLFPGESEIDQLFTIQKVLGPLPPEQMKLFYNNPRFHGLRFPAVNHPQTLERRYLGIIGGGLLDLLKNLLLLNPTERFLTEQSLNHHTFQTLRLVERPGPPTPTPVRSSKRKPHHGDNTTPSRSHGSKSSGSHRSSSREGSSLPRHEDLHPSNDSFLNGNMPTAINLSPTLHPKNYQPQIFNHSTSCSMDLASSNLPHLLSPGEAKGKGDFEMSLGSKVSDGPGAKYLKSNFRSHQNRHSFVEGKTNTLQSGDKHSRHSYMESHSSTPSSSKFAYLNLSKSYGTLSDAKSVGNLNDVHLYADEPTARYFPSSCLDLTAPSSPAARRVDRLGLGTASRGSMRSERESNTLDSSYRRSSIRHKASEEAKSPDTLDPGESGVERTHAHSLSAPHDPVSYGQGYTSPFSSQQRPHRHSMYVRRDHQRTHGAEEGLVVGQGMPTRASSLQLLSPQLQHRTLPHHSGGSSREEDMSRVSHQPTSISKQKTEQAPTEVIHSRPPIRDSTRDNSASFHTQRQKSEVGLYHDQQTEDGGSSKENRNIYSESMPRRVGSFYRVPSPRPDNSFHDSRGQSRGSGLSGDSSGLTNHSKRQPGFDPWTGPDTVVLNSEPSKEKEKQGFFRAIKKKKKKTQMVPTEGVDPVIQKSSRSSGHQSGRHRTRDKSRDRDRDRDKDWPPEKLSDSHSPSQPLKSLRKLLHLSSSSSNQTAPSDMRYQPLPNPASTQGGFSESRGHSGVSTPQLKSRQAAYPLPAQLESGWHTSALGRPEGNPYPEQMSIKGGQNGHGFGRPSRSRMPNLNDLKETAL from the exons GAGACCAATGAAATTGTGGCCATTAAGAAATTCAAGGACAGTGAAG AAAATGAGGAGGTTAAAGAAACGACACTGCGGGAGCTTAAGATGCTCCGCACGCTCAAGCAGGAAAATATCGTGGAGTTGAAAGAGGCCTTCCGCAGAAGGGGAAAGCTGTATCTCGTCTTTGAGTATGTGGAGAAG AACATGCttgagctgctggaggagttACCCAACGGTGTGCCGACTGAGAAAGCACGCAGCTACATCTACCAGCTAATCAAGGCGATCCACTGGTGCCACAAGCATGACATCGTTCATCGGG acatAAAGCCAGAAAACCTTCTCATCAGCTCTGACGACACCCTGAAGTTATGTGACTTTG GCTTTGCACGTAATCTCTCAGAGGGGACTGATGCCAATTACACAGAGTATGTGGCCACTAGATGGTACCGCTCTCCAGAGCTCCTGCTCGG GGCCCCTTACGGGAAGGCAGTGGACATGTGGTCAGTGGGCTGCATCCTCGGAGAGCTGAGCGACGGACAGCCTCTGTTCCCAGGAGAGAGTGAGATTGACCAGCTCTTCACCATTCAGAAAGTGCTGGGACCCCTGCCACCAGAACAGATGAAGCTCTTCTATAACAACCCTCGCTTCCACGGGCTGCGG TTCCCTGCTGTGAACCACCCACAAACCCTGGAGCGCAGATACCTGGGAATCATTGGCGGAGGCCTGCTGGACCTGCTGAAG AACCTGCTGTTGCTGAACCCGACAGAGCGTTTTCTCACGGAGCAGAGCCTCAACCACCACACCTTCCAGACACTGCGGCTGGTGGAGCGGCCAGGCCCACCAACACCGACACCTGTACGCTCCTCCAAGAGAAAACCTCACCATGGAGACAACACCACCCCCAGCAG gagcCATGGGAGTAAGAGCTCAGGAAGCCATcgctccagcagcagagagggcTCCAGCTTGCCTCGGCATGAAGACCTCCACCCCAGCAACGACAGCTTTCTCAACGGCAACATGCCTACAGCGATCAACCTCAGTCCCACCCTGCATCCCAAGAACTACCAGCCGCAGATCTTTAACCATTCCACTTCGTGCAGCATGGACCTAGCCAGCAGCAACCTGCCTCACTTGCTCAGTCCCGGTGAGGCCAAGGGCAAGGGTGACTTCGAGATGAGCCTGGGATCCAAGGTGTCAGACGGCCCCGGAGCCAAGTACCTCAAATCCAATTTCCGCTCGCATCAGAACCGCCATTCCTTTGTGGAGGGGAAAACCAACACGCTTCAGTCAGGGGATAAACATAGTAGACACAGCTACATGGAGTCTCACAGCtccacaccctcctcctccaagtTTGCCTACCTGAACTTATCCAAGAGCTACGGTACGCTTAGTGATGCCAAGTCTGTGGGAAACTTAAATGATGTGCATCTCTATGCAGATGAGCCTACAGCGCGCTATTTTCCTTCAAGCTGCCTTGACCTCACAGCTCCGAGCAGCCCAGCAGCCCGCCGAGTAGACAGACTGGGACTCGGCACAGCTAGCCGAGGAAGCATGCGCTCAGAGAGGGAAAGCAACACTCTGGACTCTTCTTACAGGCGCTCATCCATCCGCCACAAGGCCTCAGAGGAGGCCAAGTCGCCAGATACCCTGGACCCTGGGGAAAGTGGCGTGGAAAGGACCCATGCTCACTCTCTGTCCGCCCCACATGACCCTGTGTCTTACGGTCAGGGATACACTAGCCCCTTCTCCTCCCAGCAGAGGCCGCACCGTCACTCTATGTACGTAAGGAGGGACCACCAGAGGACACACGGGGCGGAGGAGGGTCTGGTGGTGGGTCAGGGCATGCCTACCAGAGCcagcagcctccagctcctttctccacagctgcagcaccGCACGCTGCCTCACCACTCTGGGGGCTCCTCCAGAGAAGAAGACATGAGCAGGGTCAGTCACCAGCCCACATCAATCTCCAAGCAAAAG ACTGAACAGGCACCCACTGAGGTCATCCACAGCAGACCCCCAATAAGGGACTCGACCAGGGACAACTCTGCATCTTTTCACACACAACGGCAAAAAAGCGAG GTCGGCTTATATCATGACCAGCAAACAGAAGATGGAGGCTCCTCCAAAGAGAATCGTAACATCTACAGTGAATCCATGCCAAGGAGAGTGGGAAGCTTCTACAGAG TCCCTTCCCCCCGGCCAGACAACTCCTTTCATGATAGCAGGGGTCAGAGCCGGGGCTCTGGCTTGTCCGGGGACAGCAGCGGTTTGACGAACCACTCCAAACGCCAGCCAGGCTTTGACCCTTG gacTGGCCCAGATACTGTTGTGTTGAACTCTGAGCCAtccaaagaaaaagagaagcaggGTTTCTTCAGAgcaataaagaagaaaaagaaaaaaactcaaatg GTCCCTACTGAAGGGGTCGATCCAGTCATCCAGAAGTCGTCCAGGTCTTCAGGTCACCAGAGCGGCCGCCACAGGACCCGTGACAAGAGCAGAGACCGAGACCGAGACAGGGACAAGGACTGGCCTCCTGAGAAACTGTCGGATTCACATTCTCCG AGTCAACCACTGAAGTCACTTCGCAAACTCCTGCAcctttcatcctcctcctccaaccagaCGGCGCCCTCTGATATGCGCTATCAGCCACTGCCTAATCCAGCCTCCACTCAAGGTGGTTTCTCTGAGAGCCGGGGCCACTCAGGGGTCAGTACGCCCCAGCTGAAGAGCCGACAGGCGGCCTACCCACTGCCTGCACAGCTGGAGTCCGGCTGGCACACGTCTGCCCTGGGCCGCCCCGAGGGCAACCCCTACCCAGAGCAAATGAGCATCAAGGGAGGCCA
- the LOC118121084 gene encoding cyclin-dependent kinase-like 5 isoform X6: protein MKIPDIGDVMNKFEVLGIVGEGAYGVVLKCRHKETNEIVAIKKFKDSEENEEVKETTLRELKMLRTLKQENIVELKEAFRRRGKLYLVFEYVEKNMLELLEELPNGVPTEKARSYIYQLIKAIHWCHKHDIVHRDIKPENLLISSDDTLKLCDFGFARNLSEGTDANYTEYVATRWYRSPELLLGAPYGKAVDMWSVGCILGELSDGQPLFPGESEIDQLFTIQKVLGPLPPEQMKLFYNNPRFHGLRFPAVNHPQTLERRYLGIIGGGLLDLLKNLLLLNPTERFLTEQSLNHHTFQTLRLVERPGPPTPTPVRSSKRKPHHGDNTTPSRSHGSKSSGSHRSSSREGSSLPRHEDLHPSNDSFLNGNMPTAINLSPTLHPKNYQPQIFNHSTSCSMDLASSNLPHLLSPGEAKGKGDFEMSLGSKVSDGPGAKYLKSNFRSHQNRHSFVEGKTNTLQSGDKHSRHSYMESHSSTPSSSKFAYLNLSKSYGTLSDAKSVGNLNDVHLYADEPTARYFPSSCLDLTAPSSPAARRVDRLGLGTASRGSMRSERESNTLDSSYRRSSIRHKASEEAKSPDTLDPGESGVERTHAHSLSAPHDPVSYGQGYTSPFSSQQRPHRHSMYVRRDHQRTHGAEEGLVVGQGMPTRASSLQLLSPQLQHRTLPHHSGGSSREEDMSRQTEQAPTEVIHSRPPIRDSTRDNSASFHTQRQKSEVGLYHDQQTEDGGSSKENRNIYSESMPRRVGSFYRVPSPRPDNSFHDSRGQSRGSGLSGDSSGLTNHSKRQPGFDPWTGPDTVVLNSEPSKEKEKQGFFRAIKKKKKKTQMVPTEGVDPVIQKSSRSSGHQSGRHRTRDKSRDRDRDRDKDWPPEKLSDSHSPSQPLKSLRKLLHLSSSSSNQTAPSDMRYQPLPNPASTQGGFSESRGHSGVSTPQLKSRQAAYPLPAQLESGWHTSALGRPEGNPYPEQMSIKGGQNGHGFGRPSRSRMPNLNDLKETAL, encoded by the exons GAGACCAATGAAATTGTGGCCATTAAGAAATTCAAGGACAGTGAAG AAAATGAGGAGGTTAAAGAAACGACACTGCGGGAGCTTAAGATGCTCCGCACGCTCAAGCAGGAAAATATCGTGGAGTTGAAAGAGGCCTTCCGCAGAAGGGGAAAGCTGTATCTCGTCTTTGAGTATGTGGAGAAG AACATGCttgagctgctggaggagttACCCAACGGTGTGCCGACTGAGAAAGCACGCAGCTACATCTACCAGCTAATCAAGGCGATCCACTGGTGCCACAAGCATGACATCGTTCATCGGG acatAAAGCCAGAAAACCTTCTCATCAGCTCTGACGACACCCTGAAGTTATGTGACTTTG GCTTTGCACGTAATCTCTCAGAGGGGACTGATGCCAATTACACAGAGTATGTGGCCACTAGATGGTACCGCTCTCCAGAGCTCCTGCTCGG GGCCCCTTACGGGAAGGCAGTGGACATGTGGTCAGTGGGCTGCATCCTCGGAGAGCTGAGCGACGGACAGCCTCTGTTCCCAGGAGAGAGTGAGATTGACCAGCTCTTCACCATTCAGAAAGTGCTGGGACCCCTGCCACCAGAACAGATGAAGCTCTTCTATAACAACCCTCGCTTCCACGGGCTGCGG TTCCCTGCTGTGAACCACCCACAAACCCTGGAGCGCAGATACCTGGGAATCATTGGCGGAGGCCTGCTGGACCTGCTGAAG AACCTGCTGTTGCTGAACCCGACAGAGCGTTTTCTCACGGAGCAGAGCCTCAACCACCACACCTTCCAGACACTGCGGCTGGTGGAGCGGCCAGGCCCACCAACACCGACACCTGTACGCTCCTCCAAGAGAAAACCTCACCATGGAGACAACACCACCCCCAGCAG gagcCATGGGAGTAAGAGCTCAGGAAGCCATcgctccagcagcagagagggcTCCAGCTTGCCTCGGCATGAAGACCTCCACCCCAGCAACGACAGCTTTCTCAACGGCAACATGCCTACAGCGATCAACCTCAGTCCCACCCTGCATCCCAAGAACTACCAGCCGCAGATCTTTAACCATTCCACTTCGTGCAGCATGGACCTAGCCAGCAGCAACCTGCCTCACTTGCTCAGTCCCGGTGAGGCCAAGGGCAAGGGTGACTTCGAGATGAGCCTGGGATCCAAGGTGTCAGACGGCCCCGGAGCCAAGTACCTCAAATCCAATTTCCGCTCGCATCAGAACCGCCATTCCTTTGTGGAGGGGAAAACCAACACGCTTCAGTCAGGGGATAAACATAGTAGACACAGCTACATGGAGTCTCACAGCtccacaccctcctcctccaagtTTGCCTACCTGAACTTATCCAAGAGCTACGGTACGCTTAGTGATGCCAAGTCTGTGGGAAACTTAAATGATGTGCATCTCTATGCAGATGAGCCTACAGCGCGCTATTTTCCTTCAAGCTGCCTTGACCTCACAGCTCCGAGCAGCCCAGCAGCCCGCCGAGTAGACAGACTGGGACTCGGCACAGCTAGCCGAGGAAGCATGCGCTCAGAGAGGGAAAGCAACACTCTGGACTCTTCTTACAGGCGCTCATCCATCCGCCACAAGGCCTCAGAGGAGGCCAAGTCGCCAGATACCCTGGACCCTGGGGAAAGTGGCGTGGAAAGGACCCATGCTCACTCTCTGTCCGCCCCACATGACCCTGTGTCTTACGGTCAGGGATACACTAGCCCCTTCTCCTCCCAGCAGAGGCCGCACCGTCACTCTATGTACGTAAGGAGGGACCACCAGAGGACACACGGGGCGGAGGAGGGTCTGGTGGTGGGTCAGGGCATGCCTACCAGAGCcagcagcctccagctcctttctccacagctgcagcaccGCACGCTGCCTCACCACTCTGGGGGCTCCTCCAGAGAAGAAGACATGAGCAGG CAGACTGAACAGGCACCCACTGAGGTCATCCACAGCAGACCCCCAATAAGGGACTCGACCAGGGACAACTCTGCATCTTTTCACACACAACGGCAAAAAAGCGAG GTCGGCTTATATCATGACCAGCAAACAGAAGATGGAGGCTCCTCCAAAGAGAATCGTAACATCTACAGTGAATCCATGCCAAGGAGAGTGGGAAGCTTCTACAGAG TCCCTTCCCCCCGGCCAGACAACTCCTTTCATGATAGCAGGGGTCAGAGCCGGGGCTCTGGCTTGTCCGGGGACAGCAGCGGTTTGACGAACCACTCCAAACGCCAGCCAGGCTTTGACCCTTG gacTGGCCCAGATACTGTTGTGTTGAACTCTGAGCCAtccaaagaaaaagagaagcaggGTTTCTTCAGAgcaataaagaagaaaaagaaaaaaactcaaatg GTCCCTACTGAAGGGGTCGATCCAGTCATCCAGAAGTCGTCCAGGTCTTCAGGTCACCAGAGCGGCCGCCACAGGACCCGTGACAAGAGCAGAGACCGAGACCGAGACAGGGACAAGGACTGGCCTCCTGAGAAACTGTCGGATTCACATTCTCCG AGTCAACCACTGAAGTCACTTCGCAAACTCCTGCAcctttcatcctcctcctccaaccagaCGGCGCCCTCTGATATGCGCTATCAGCCACTGCCTAATCCAGCCTCCACTCAAGGTGGTTTCTCTGAGAGCCGGGGCCACTCAGGGGTCAGTACGCCCCAGCTGAAGAGCCGACAGGCGGCCTACCCACTGCCTGCACAGCTGGAGTCCGGCTGGCACACGTCTGCCCTGGGCCGCCCCGAGGGCAACCCCTACCCAGAGCAAATGAGCATCAAGGGAGGCCA